One genomic segment of Actinoplanes ianthinogenes includes these proteins:
- a CDS encoding YbaK/EbsC family protein: MGSLQTEPAQSRTDLLAAPVAKALAVWPEDAPVDGDQVLVAPIDASLADTAAFCEAYGVTPAESANCVIVAGRRGEVTKYAACVVLATTRADVNGVVRRLLDVRKCSFAPMDEAVSLTGMEYGGITPIGLPADWPILVDSRVVATPHVIVGSGVRHSKIAVAGPALGALPGAQVIEGLAKEIG, from the coding sequence ATGGGAAGCCTTCAGACCGAACCTGCTCAGTCGCGAACCGATCTGCTCGCCGCTCCGGTGGCCAAGGCACTGGCGGTCTGGCCGGAGGACGCGCCGGTCGACGGAGATCAGGTGCTGGTGGCGCCGATCGACGCGAGCCTGGCGGACACCGCGGCGTTCTGCGAGGCGTACGGGGTCACGCCTGCCGAGTCGGCCAACTGTGTGATCGTGGCCGGGCGCCGGGGCGAGGTGACGAAGTACGCGGCCTGCGTGGTGCTCGCCACCACCCGGGCCGATGTGAACGGCGTGGTCCGGCGGCTTCTCGACGTCCGCAAATGCAGCTTCGCGCCGATGGACGAGGCGGTGTCGCTGACCGGGATGGAGTACGGCGGGATCACGCCGATCGGCCTGCCCGCCGACTGGCCGATCCTGGTCGACTCCCGGGTGGTCGCCACCCCGCACGTGATCGTCGGTTCCGGCGTCCGGCACAGCAAGATCGCGGTGGCCGGGCCGGCCCTGGGTGCCCTCCCGGGCGCCCAGGTGATCGAGGGGCTGGCCAAAGAGATCGGCTGA
- a CDS encoding SufE family protein: MTDMPPKLAEIVEDFASAPREVVLEMLLEFSDAVPPLPAELAGHDGMEQVPECQTAFFLRAEVRPDATVTTWFDCPPEAPTTRAFAGILAEGLAGASATEILAVPDDLYARMGLAQAISPLRVRGGTAILARLKRQIADQVN; encoded by the coding sequence GTGACCGACATGCCGCCGAAGCTGGCCGAGATCGTCGAGGATTTCGCCTCCGCACCCCGTGAGGTGGTCCTGGAGATGCTGCTGGAGTTCTCCGACGCGGTGCCACCGCTGCCCGCCGAGCTGGCCGGGCACGACGGCATGGAGCAGGTGCCGGAGTGTCAGACCGCGTTCTTCCTCCGCGCCGAGGTGCGACCGGACGCCACGGTGACCACCTGGTTCGACTGCCCGCCGGAGGCGCCCACCACCCGGGCTTTCGCCGGCATCCTCGCCGAGGGGCTGGCCGGGGCGTCGGCGACCGAGATCCTGGCCGTGCCCGACGATCTCTACGCGCGGATGGGGCTGGCCCAGGCGATCAGTCCGCTGCGCGTCCGCGGCGGCACGGCGATCCTGGCGCGGCTCAAGCGCCAGATCGCGGACCAGGTGAACTAG
- a CDS encoding proline--tRNA ligase, with translation MLLRMSTLLLKTLREEPADAEVPSHRLLVRAGFVRRAAPGGYTWLPLGKLVLDRVAAIVRAEVIAAGGQEVAFPSLLPREPYEVSGRWTEYGDDIFTLRDRRDAEHLLAPTHEEMFTLLVQDMTSSYRDFPVLLFQIQTKFRDEARPRGGLLRGREFLMKDAYSFDLDDEGLQFSYGVMRATYQRVFERLGLRHTVVSAVSGAMGGSASEEFLATAEVGEDTFVGCTGCDYAANTEAVVTPAPPIREVTAPPLAVHDTPDTPTIAALVELANERRLGDRSDWTAADTLKNVVVTVHHPGRGDEVVAIGLPGDREVDLKRLNGVLAPATATLFDDFASRPDLVKGYLGPQGIAVRYLVDPRVVSGTAWLTGANEAGKHATDVVAGRDFTPDGTIEAAEVRAGDPCPSCADGSLTMRRGIEIGHIFQLGRRYTDAFKVDVLGADGKPVRPTMGCYGIGVSRAVAAIAEQHHDERGLCWPDAVAPADVHLVAAGRDGQVEAALALGETLSRAGLRVLVDDRPNVSAGVKFTDAELIGIPRAVVVGRRLAEGFAEVRDRRTGERQDVPLVDVPGVIAATLG, from the coding sequence ATGCTGCTTCGGATGTCCACCCTGCTGCTCAAGACCTTGCGTGAGGAGCCGGCGGACGCGGAGGTGCCGAGTCATCGGCTCCTGGTGCGCGCCGGATTCGTCCGCCGCGCCGCCCCGGGCGGCTACACCTGGCTCCCGCTCGGCAAGCTGGTGCTGGACCGGGTCGCCGCGATCGTCCGGGCGGAGGTGATCGCCGCCGGCGGCCAGGAGGTCGCCTTCCCGTCCCTGCTCCCGCGCGAGCCCTACGAGGTGAGCGGCCGCTGGACGGAGTATGGCGACGACATCTTCACCCTGCGCGACCGCCGCGACGCCGAGCACCTGCTCGCGCCCACCCACGAGGAGATGTTCACCCTGCTCGTGCAGGACATGACCAGCTCCTATCGGGACTTCCCGGTGCTGCTCTTCCAGATCCAGACCAAGTTCCGCGACGAGGCCCGGCCGCGCGGCGGCCTGCTCCGCGGCCGCGAGTTCCTGATGAAGGACGCTTACTCCTTCGACCTGGACGACGAGGGCCTGCAATTTTCGTACGGCGTGATGCGCGCCACCTATCAACGCGTCTTCGAGCGCCTCGGCCTGCGGCACACCGTCGTCTCGGCGGTCTCCGGTGCGATGGGCGGCTCGGCGTCCGAGGAGTTCCTGGCCACGGCCGAGGTCGGCGAGGACACCTTCGTCGGCTGCACCGGTTGCGACTACGCGGCGAACACGGAGGCCGTGGTGACCCCGGCGCCGCCCATCCGGGAGGTCACCGCACCCCCGCTCGCCGTGCACGACACCCCGGACACCCCGACCATCGCCGCCCTGGTCGAGCTGGCCAACGAGCGCCGGCTCGGCGACCGATCCGACTGGACCGCCGCCGACACCCTGAAGAACGTGGTGGTCACCGTGCACCACCCGGGCCGCGGGGACGAGGTGGTGGCGATCGGCCTGCCCGGCGACCGTGAGGTCGACCTGAAACGGCTGAACGGGGTGCTCGCCCCGGCCACCGCCACCCTCTTCGACGACTTCGCGTCCCGTCCCGACCTGGTGAAGGGTTATCTCGGCCCGCAGGGCATCGCGGTGCGCTACCTGGTCGACCCGCGGGTCGTGTCCGGCACCGCCTGGCTGACCGGCGCCAACGAGGCCGGCAAGCACGCCACCGACGTGGTGGCCGGCCGGGACTTCACGCCGGACGGCACGATCGAGGCGGCCGAGGTCCGGGCCGGCGACCCGTGCCCGTCCTGCGCCGACGGCTCGCTGACCATGCGGCGGGGCATCGAGATCGGGCACATCTTCCAGCTCGGCCGGCGCTACACCGACGCGTTCAAGGTGGACGTGCTGGGCGCCGACGGCAAGCCGGTCCGGCCGACGATGGGCTGCTACGGCATCGGCGTGTCCCGGGCGGTCGCCGCGATCGCCGAGCAGCACCATGACGAGCGGGGACTGTGCTGGCCGGACGCGGTCGCCCCGGCCGACGTGCACCTCGTGGCGGCCGGCCGGGACGGTCAGGTGGAGGCGGCGCTGGCCCTGGGCGAGACCCTGTCCCGGGCCGGGCTCCGCGTGCTGGTCGACGACCGGCCGAACGTGTCGGCCGGGGTGAAGTTCACCGACGCCGAGCTGATCGGCATCCCACGGGCCGTGGTGGTCGGCCGTCGCCTGGCCGAGGGTTTCGCCGAGGTGCGGGATCGCCGCACCGGCGAGCGACAGGACGTGCCCCTTGTGGACGTCCCGGGGGTCATCGCGGCAACACTGGGATAG
- a CDS encoding DUF3566 domain-containing protein, which yields MPETQAKSGGQGTSATPDDAAKKDGAASNGRETAGRAAVPADAPSPPKFTRAPGMAPPPGEPSATASDAEAKRPGGPAVAKASAAVPIVTKGKGAAPGAASARPAAAPGTVSGAAARPAGSAPTVTPPGAAKQRTAPAGGPAAASSGPGGTSAVGAARVSEAVRSARSTVSSAAARGPRRARLNLKRIDPWSVMKFSFAVSIVLFIVVVVATSVLYLALDTMGVWTSVNDSLKDLVNASGGSEAATANTFRITAWGVIGTSMLIGAVNVVLFTALATLGAFIYNVCADLVGGIELTLAERD from the coding sequence ATGCCGGAGACACAGGCGAAGTCGGGGGGCCAGGGAACCTCAGCGACTCCGGACGATGCGGCGAAGAAGGACGGTGCCGCATCGAACGGACGCGAGACCGCTGGGCGCGCCGCTGTCCCCGCCGATGCCCCGTCCCCGCCGAAGTTCACCAGGGCGCCGGGCATGGCCCCGCCGCCCGGTGAGCCATCCGCTACCGCATCGGACGCCGAGGCCAAGCGGCCCGGCGGTCCGGCCGTGGCCAAGGCCTCGGCGGCGGTTCCGATCGTGACGAAAGGCAAGGGCGCCGCGCCCGGGGCCGCCTCGGCGCGTCCCGCGGCGGCGCCGGGCACCGTCTCCGGCGCCGCTGCGCGTCCGGCGGGCAGTGCCCCCACGGTGACCCCGCCCGGGGCCGCCAAGCAGCGCACCGCGCCCGCCGGTGGGCCGGCCGCGGCCTCGTCCGGTCCGGGTGGAACGTCGGCGGTGGGGGCCGCCCGGGTCTCCGAAGCGGTCCGCTCGGCCCGCTCCACGGTCTCCTCGGCCGCGGCGCGCGGCCCGCGCCGGGCCCGGCTGAACCTCAAGCGGATCGATCCGTGGTCCGTGATGAAGTTCTCGTTCGCGGTCTCGATCGTGCTCTTCATCGTGGTGGTCGTCGCGACCTCGGTGCTCTACCTGGCACTGGACACGATGGGCGTCTGGACCTCGGTCAACGACAGCCTGAAGGACCTGGTGAACGCCAGCGGCGGCTCCGAGGCCGCCACCGCGAACACCTTCCGGATCACCGCCTGGGGCGTGATCGGGACGTCGATGCTGATCGGCGCGGTCAACGTGGTGCTGTTCACCGCGCTGGCGACGCTCGGGGCGTTCATCTACAACGTCTGCGCCGACCTGGTCGGCGGCATCGAGCTGACGCTCGCGGAACGGGACTGA
- a CDS encoding acyltransferase family protein, protein MLIRQADTTAVLPKRLDALTSLRFFAALAVFAHHFTGLGGKTGFGRSPWIFPYSQMGAHGVTFFFVLSGFLMIWVFKPQEKAVSFWWRRVGRIFPVHLVTLPLAIYAFYIAAHADIHWGSLLSAVFLVQGWFPGITPTLPGNPVTWTLSVELLFYALFPLIAPIVVRIRTRWLACASLAGLAAMWAINWYSVENFTPATASWVMRHPVLYLPVFLLGMTLALAIQRGRRVPLHPIVPIGALALYTYGYYQVTLRVPKGVLREQLDYTLRPTIALLAALIILSFVQREIVGRRGILNKTLLINLGLWSYSFYLIHHAVSRLSTYEWGRMPDNNAVLFTLLGMALVINILSWALFTYVEEPAERWWRTHMPKSWRTPRDAAGDSALPPRPREREAEPAQV, encoded by the coding sequence ATGTTGATACGACAGGCCGACACCACGGCCGTACTGCCCAAACGCCTGGACGCGCTGACAAGTTTGCGGTTCTTCGCCGCTCTCGCGGTTTTCGCCCACCACTTCACCGGACTCGGTGGAAAGACCGGCTTTGGGCGTTCGCCGTGGATCTTCCCGTATTCGCAGATGGGCGCGCACGGCGTCACGTTCTTCTTCGTGCTCTCCGGGTTCCTGATGATCTGGGTCTTCAAGCCCCAGGAGAAGGCCGTCTCCTTCTGGTGGCGGCGGGTCGGCCGGATCTTCCCGGTGCACCTGGTGACCCTGCCGCTCGCCATCTACGCCTTCTACATCGCCGCGCACGCCGACATCCACTGGGGCAGCCTGCTCTCCGCGGTCTTCCTGGTGCAGGGCTGGTTCCCGGGCATCACCCCGACCCTGCCCGGCAACCCGGTCACCTGGACGCTCAGCGTGGAGCTGCTCTTCTACGCGCTGTTCCCGCTGATCGCCCCGATCGTCGTCCGGATCCGGACCCGCTGGCTGGCCTGCGCGTCGCTCGCCGGCCTGGCCGCCATGTGGGCGATCAACTGGTACTCCGTCGAGAACTTCACCCCGGCGACGGCCAGCTGGGTGATGCGCCACCCGGTGCTGTACCTGCCGGTCTTCCTGCTCGGCATGACGCTGGCCCTGGCGATCCAGCGCGGCCGGCGGGTGCCGCTGCACCCGATCGTCCCGATCGGCGCGCTGGCGCTCTACACCTACGGCTACTACCAGGTCACCCTGCGGGTGCCCAAGGGCGTGCTGCGCGAGCAGCTGGACTACACGCTGCGGCCGACCATCGCGCTGCTGGCCGCGCTGATCATCCTGTCCTTCGTGCAGCGGGAGATCGTCGGCCGGCGCGGCATCCTGAACAAGACGCTGCTGATCAATCTCGGTCTCTGGTCGTACAGCTTCTACCTGATCCACCACGCGGTCAGCCGGCTGTCGACCTATGAGTGGGGCCGGATGCCGGACAACAACGCGGTCCTGTTCACCCTGCTCGGCATGGCCCTGGTGATCAACATCCTCTCCTGGGCGCTGTTCACCTACGTCGAGGAACCGGCCGAGCGGTGGTGGCGTACGCACATGCCGAAGTCGTGGCGCACCCCGCGCGACGCGGCCGGCGACAGCGCGCTGCCGCCCCGCCCCCGCGAGCGCGAGGCGGAGCCGGCGCAGGTCTGA
- a CDS encoding DsbA family oxidoreductase has product MDIQVWSDVICPWCYIGKRRLEEALAEFGGDVTVTYRAYQLDASPVPQPLPIKKVMAEKFGGPERAEQMFAHVAGVGANVGLTLDFDRAIAANTFAAHRLIAWAAGQDRQADMLDALQRAHFTDGVDIGSLPALAEVAASIGLDPAAALAYLESEAGTSAVQVDLTEARELGITSVPTFVIDGKYAVQGAQEPAALIAAFEEIARREAVDAGL; this is encoded by the coding sequence GTGGATATCCAAGTCTGGTCCGATGTCATCTGCCCGTGGTGCTACATCGGCAAGCGGCGCCTCGAGGAGGCGCTGGCCGAGTTCGGCGGGGACGTCACCGTCACCTACCGGGCGTACCAGCTGGACGCCTCCCCGGTGCCGCAGCCGTTGCCGATCAAGAAGGTGATGGCCGAGAAGTTCGGCGGGCCGGAGCGGGCCGAGCAGATGTTCGCGCACGTCGCCGGGGTCGGCGCGAATGTCGGGCTGACGCTCGACTTCGACCGGGCGATCGCGGCCAACACGTTCGCGGCGCACCGCCTGATCGCCTGGGCCGCCGGGCAGGACCGGCAGGCCGACATGCTGGACGCCCTCCAGCGGGCGCACTTCACCGACGGGGTGGACATCGGCTCGCTGCCGGCGCTCGCCGAGGTGGCCGCCTCGATCGGACTGGACCCCGCGGCCGCGCTCGCCTACCTGGAGTCGGAGGCCGGCACCAGCGCCGTCCAGGTCGATCTGACCGAGGCGCGGGAGCTGGGCATCACCAGCGTCCCCACCTTCGTCATCGACGGGAAGTACGCCGTGCAGGGCGCCCAGGAGCCGGCTGCCCTGATCGCCGCCTTCGAGGAGATCGCCCGCCGCGAGGCCGTCGACGCCGGTCTATGA
- a CDS encoding DLW-39 family protein codes for MLKKLLIVAAVVGAAALVVKKVKASSDERALWHEATTAPDLR; via the coding sequence ATGCTGAAGAAGCTTTTGATTGTTGCGGCCGTCGTCGGTGCTGCCGCGCTGGTGGTCAAGAAGGTTAAGGCCTCCAGTGACGAGCGGGCCCTGTGGCACGAGGCGACCACGGCTCCTGACCTGCGCTGA
- a CDS encoding NUDIX domain-containing protein, protein MSERRRAAAVIVRDGRVLMVHERSRRSGGGEWWTLPGGGLQPGETAEEAVRREVFEETGLVVSDLRYVLEMPYPSGMTSVFTVAVADGEPRVGRDDGSGPEPLGLDWLPMPELPIETGGVPVPPLMVVLPAMPPGERQTGEDSDTDEVADEAGATIARRRSATK, encoded by the coding sequence GTGAGCGAACGAAGACGCGCCGCCGCCGTGATCGTGCGTGACGGCCGGGTGCTGATGGTGCACGAGCGCAGCCGGCGATCCGGTGGCGGCGAGTGGTGGACCCTGCCCGGCGGTGGGCTGCAACCCGGCGAGACGGCCGAGGAGGCGGTGCGGCGCGAGGTCTTCGAGGAGACCGGGCTGGTGGTCAGCGACCTGCGCTACGTGCTGGAGATGCCGTATCCGTCGGGTATGACGTCGGTCTTCACGGTCGCGGTGGCCGACGGTGAGCCACGAGTGGGGCGCGACGACGGCAGCGGACCGGAGCCGCTCGGCCTGGACTGGCTGCCGATGCCGGAGCTGCCCATCGAGACCGGCGGTGTGCCGGTCCCGCCGCTGATGGTGGTGTTGCCGGCGATGCCACCCGGCGAGCGTCAGACCGGCGAGGACTCCGACACCGATGAGGTGGCCGACGAGGCCGGGGCCACGATCGCCCGGCGGCGCTCCGCGACGAAGTAG
- a CDS encoding SGNH/GDSL hydrolase family protein produces the protein MAWRGFVAMGDSFTEGMCDEYPDGTYRGWADLVATRLAVDSGPEFGYANLAIRGRLLDQVIAEQLEPTLAMRPDLVSFAAGGNDILRPRVDPHTLVEKIDPVIARIRATGADVIMFRFADVAVHIPGGQRMIGARAAVLNDGFQEIAERHGAYLIDLFADHAYLHRDMWSDDRLHLSEAGHRRVAGHVLTALGVGVEEDWMLVPPAPQPTPWRLAVSADLRWAREHLAPWVSRHLRGRSSGDLITAKRPVLAPVTD, from the coding sequence ATGGCCTGGCGTGGCTTCGTAGCGATGGGTGACAGCTTCACCGAGGGCATGTGCGACGAGTATCCGGACGGGACCTATCGCGGGTGGGCCGACCTGGTCGCCACCAGGCTCGCGGTCGATTCCGGCCCCGAGTTCGGATATGCGAATCTGGCGATCCGCGGCCGGCTCCTGGACCAGGTGATCGCCGAGCAGCTCGAGCCGACCCTGGCCATGCGGCCCGACCTGGTGAGTTTCGCGGCGGGGGGCAACGACATCCTCCGGCCCCGGGTCGACCCCCACACGCTGGTCGAGAAGATCGACCCGGTGATCGCCCGGATCCGGGCGACCGGCGCCGACGTGATCATGTTCCGGTTCGCCGACGTCGCCGTGCACATCCCCGGCGGCCAGCGGATGATCGGCGCCCGCGCGGCGGTGCTCAACGACGGGTTCCAGGAGATCGCCGAGCGGCACGGCGCGTATTTGATCGACCTCTTCGCCGACCATGCCTACCTGCATCGCGACATGTGGAGCGACGACCGGCTGCACCTGTCCGAGGCCGGGCACCGGCGGGTCGCCGGGCACGTGCTGACCGCGCTCGGCGTCGGCGTCGAGGAGGACTGGATGCTGGTCCCGCCCGCGCCGCAGCCCACCCCGTGGCGGCTGGCGGTCAGCGCGGATCTGCGCTGGGCCCGCGAGCACCTGGCGCCCTGGGTGAGCCGGCACCTGCGCGGCCGCTCCTCCGGTGACCTGATCACGGCGAAGCGCCCGGTGCTGGCCCCGGTGACCGACTAG
- the gyrA gene encoding DNA gyrase subunit A has product MQRSYLDYAMSVIVGRALPDVRDGLKPVHRKILYAMYDAGFRPDRGYVKCARVVGDVMGNYHPHGDSSIYDALVRMGQPWSLRYPLIDGNGNFGSPGNDPPAAMRYTESKLSPLAMEMLRDIDEDTVDMQDNYDGRTKEPTILPARFPNLLVNGSEGIAVGMATKIPPHNLREIAAAVQWCLDNIDADEATTLDALLEIVKGPDFPTYGLIVGQQAIQDAYRTGRGSIRMRAVVEVEEDQRGRPCLVVTELPYQVNPDNLAERVAELVKEGKLTGIADIRDESSGRTGMRLILVLKRDAVAKVVLNNLYKHTQLQETFGANMLALVDGVPRTLNLAQFIRYYVEHQIEVIRRRTAYRLRKAEERAHILRGLAKALDMLDEVIALIRRSPTVEDSRQGLMTLLDVDEIQATAILDMQLRRLAALERQRIIDELAKIELEIADFKDILAKPERQRAIISEELGEIVQKFGDERRTQIIPFDGEVSMEDLIAREDVVVTITRTGYAKRTKVDMYRSQKRGGKGVSGATLRQDDIVSHFYVISTHDWMLFFTNKGRVYRAKAYELPEANRTAKGQHVANLLAFQPDEHIAQVIQIPNYQVAPYLVLATKNGLVKKTRLDEFDSNRSGGIIAINLREDDELVGAALVAPEEDLLLVSKHAQAIRFNATDEALRPMGRATSGVIGMRFGDNDELLAMEVVREGLDVLVATNGGYAKRTPIEEYPVQGRGGKGVLTAKITERRGGLVGALVISPEDELFAITSNGGVIRTPVKPVRRTRDRNTMGVKLMDLPEGVTIVALARNADEPDEQD; this is encoded by the coding sequence ATGCAGCGGTCGTACCTCGACTACGCGATGAGCGTCATCGTCGGGCGGGCCCTGCCGGACGTCCGGGACGGCCTGAAGCCGGTGCACCGCAAGATCCTCTATGCGATGTACGACGCCGGCTTCCGGCCCGACCGTGGGTACGTGAAGTGCGCCCGCGTCGTCGGCGACGTGATGGGCAACTACCACCCGCACGGTGACTCGTCGATCTACGACGCCCTGGTCCGGATGGGTCAGCCCTGGTCGCTGCGGTACCCGCTGATCGACGGCAACGGCAACTTCGGCTCGCCGGGCAACGACCCGCCGGCGGCCATGCGTTACACCGAGTCGAAGCTGTCCCCGCTGGCGATGGAGATGCTGCGGGACATCGACGAGGACACCGTCGACATGCAGGACAACTACGACGGGCGGACCAAGGAGCCGACGATCCTGCCGGCTCGCTTCCCGAACCTGCTGGTCAACGGCTCCGAGGGCATCGCGGTCGGGATGGCGACCAAGATCCCGCCGCACAACCTGCGGGAGATCGCGGCCGCCGTCCAGTGGTGCCTGGACAACATCGACGCGGACGAGGCCACCACCCTCGACGCGCTCCTCGAGATCGTCAAGGGCCCGGACTTCCCGACCTACGGCCTGATCGTGGGCCAGCAGGCCATCCAGGACGCGTACCGGACCGGCCGCGGCTCGATCCGGATGCGCGCGGTGGTCGAGGTCGAGGAGGACCAGCGGGGCCGGCCGTGTCTCGTGGTGACCGAGCTGCCGTACCAGGTGAACCCGGACAACCTCGCCGAGCGGGTGGCCGAGCTGGTCAAGGAGGGCAAGCTCACCGGCATCGCGGACATCCGGGACGAGTCGTCCGGGCGTACCGGTATGCGGCTCATCCTGGTGCTCAAGCGTGACGCGGTCGCCAAGGTGGTGCTGAACAACCTCTACAAGCACACCCAGCTCCAGGAGACGTTCGGCGCCAACATGCTGGCACTGGTCGACGGGGTGCCGCGGACGCTGAACCTGGCGCAGTTCATCCGGTACTACGTCGAGCACCAGATCGAGGTCATCCGACGGCGGACGGCGTACCGGCTGCGCAAGGCCGAGGAGCGCGCGCACATCCTGCGCGGTCTGGCCAAGGCGCTGGACATGCTCGACGAGGTCATCGCCCTCATCCGGCGCTCGCCGACGGTGGAGGACTCCCGCCAGGGCCTGATGACGCTGCTCGACGTCGACGAGATCCAGGCCACCGCGATCCTCGACATGCAGCTGCGCCGGCTGGCCGCCCTGGAGCGGCAGCGGATCATCGACGAGCTGGCGAAAATCGAGCTGGAGATCGCCGACTTCAAGGACATCCTGGCGAAACCCGAGCGGCAGCGGGCGATCATCTCCGAGGAGCTCGGCGAGATCGTGCAGAAGTTCGGGGACGAGCGGCGTACCCAGATCATCCCGTTCGACGGCGAGGTCTCCATGGAGGACCTCATCGCGCGCGAGGACGTTGTGGTGACCATCACACGTACGGGTTATGCCAAGCGCACCAAGGTCGACATGTATCGATCGCAGAAGCGCGGCGGCAAGGGCGTGAGCGGCGCGACCCTGCGTCAGGACGACATCGTCTCGCACTTCTACGTCATCTCGACGCACGACTGGATGCTGTTCTTCACGAACAAGGGCCGGGTGTATCGGGCGAAGGCGTACGAACTGCCCGAGGCGAACCGGACGGCCAAGGGCCAGCACGTCGCGAACCTGCTGGCCTTCCAGCCGGACGAGCACATCGCCCAGGTCATCCAGATCCCGAATTACCAGGTCGCGCCATACCTTGTGCTCGCCACTAAGAATGGTCTGGTGAAGAAGACCCGCCTCGACGAGTTTGACTCCAACCGCAGCGGTGGCATCATCGCCATCAACCTGCGGGAGGATGACGAGTTGGTGGGCGCGGCGCTGGTGGCACCCGAGGAGGATCTCCTCCTCGTGTCCAAGCACGCCCAGGCGATCCGCTTCAACGCGACCGACGAGGCGCTGCGGCCGATGGGACGGGCGACGTCCGGTGTGATCGGCATGCGGTTCGGCGACAACGACGAGCTTCTCGCCATGGAGGTCGTCCGCGAGGGCCTCGATGTGTTGGTTGCCACCAACGGTGGGTATGCCAAACGCACGCCGATCGAGGAGTATCCGGTACAGGGGCGCGGCGGCAAGGGGGTGCTCACCGCGAAGATCACGGAACGTCGTGGTGGACTTGTCGGCGCTCTGGTGATCAGCCCGGAGGATGAACTGTTTGCCATCACCAGCAATGGTGGTGTCATCCGGACTCCCGTGAAGCCTGTACGGCGCACACGGGATCGGAACACAATGGGGGTCAAGCTGATGGACCTCCCTGAAGGTGTAACCATCGTGGCGCTTGCTCGCAATGCCGACGAGCCTGACGAACAGGACTAG
- a CDS encoding CBS domain-containing protein, whose product MARLVADAMTRRVVYLPEDTALDEAAQAMRDQGIGDVVVTHGPTMAGIVTDRDIVVRAIAEGLPPAGTTLGAIATRELIMIEQSATVEEAVQAMRSRSVRRLLVCDADRQVVGLISLSDVALVTSSAAA is encoded by the coding sequence ATGGCCAGGCTGGTGGCGGACGCGATGACCCGGCGGGTGGTCTACCTGCCCGAGGACACGGCTCTCGACGAGGCCGCGCAGGCGATGCGCGACCAGGGCATCGGCGACGTGGTGGTGACGCACGGCCCGACCATGGCCGGCATCGTCACCGACCGGGACATCGTGGTGCGGGCGATCGCCGAGGGCCTCCCGCCGGCCGGCACCACGCTCGGGGCGATCGCCACCCGTGAGCTGATCATGATCGAGCAGAGCGCCACCGTGGAGGAGGCGGTCCAGGCCATGCGCTCCCGCTCGGTCCGCCGCCTCCTCGTCTGCGACGCCGACCGCCAGGTGGTCGGCCTGATCAGCCTCAGTGACGTGGCCCTCGTCACCAGCTCGGCCGCCGCCTGA
- a CDS encoding calcium-binding protein: MFLVNRKALAAIGAAAAAVAATALFAAPAQAAATTAKAEVLGSHNSIVKFVAAPGQRNNLVITISGNTVTLNDRVAIKAGKGCKAVKGDRTKVRCHTSRKPTELAVQLGDKNDKVYNKTSSHMIAEGGAGKDLLSGGSTGDRLFGGTGDDTLVGGPGRDTLDGEQGNDVLHGQSGNDWISGSFGDDTVLGGSGDDEIWGGYGDDELHGGSGNDEIHGDEGRDAIAGGSGRDRLYGDAGNDTLVGGEVDGDVPDSADTIYGGTGDDILIGQAGKDKLVGGPGKDRITQ, from the coding sequence ATGTTCCTGGTCAACCGCAAGGCGCTCGCCGCCATCGGGGCGGCCGCCGCCGCTGTCGCCGCCACCGCCCTGTTCGCCGCCCCGGCCCAGGCCGCCGCCACCACGGCCAAGGCCGAGGTTCTGGGCTCGCACAACAGCATCGTGAAGTTCGTCGCGGCACCGGGCCAGCGGAACAACCTGGTCATCACGATCTCCGGGAACACGGTCACGCTCAACGACCGGGTCGCCATCAAGGCCGGCAAGGGCTGCAAGGCGGTCAAGGGCGACCGGACCAAGGTGCGCTGCCACACCTCCCGGAAGCCGACCGAGCTCGCCGTCCAGCTCGGCGACAAGAACGACAAGGTCTACAACAAGACCTCGAGCCACATGATCGCCGAAGGCGGGGCCGGCAAGGACCTGCTCAGCGGCGGCTCGACCGGGGATCGGCTGTTCGGCGGCACCGGCGACGACACTCTCGTCGGCGGACCGGGCCGGGACACGCTCGACGGCGAGCAGGGCAACGACGTCCTCCACGGTCAATCCGGCAACGACTGGATCAGTGGCAGCTTCGGCGACGACACCGTCCTCGGCGGATCCGGCGACGACGAGATCTGGGGCGGCTACGGCGACGACGAGCTGCACGGCGGCTCGGGCAACGACGAGATCCATGGCGACGAGGGCCGTGACGCGATCGCCGGCGGATCGGGCCGCGACCGGCTTTACGGCGACGCCGGGAACGACACGCTGGTCGGCGGTGAGGTGGACGGCGACGTCCCGGACAGCGCCGACACCATCTACGGCGGCACCGGCGACGACATCCTGATCGGCCAGGCCGGTAAAGACAAGCTCGTGGGTGGCCCCGGCAAGGACCGGATCACCCAGTAA